The proteins below are encoded in one region of Micromonospora pisi:
- a CDS encoding YibE/F family protein yields MHSHIPSTETPGTAPAVDRAASVAARRRALVPLTLILAPLAVLTLVGLLLLWPGGEQVTSAAPGTSGRELSHPEATVQTVAPYECPAPGQRNGPEAGPRMVTCATVQARLETGPEAGGIVTVEVPAESYRSGLEAGDRIKVIRVFNHQTGPAMYAFYDFARTLPIGILAGVFALLVVAVARMRGLKALLGLGFAYLVIIKFMLPALLVGESGLLVGLVGAAAIMFVVLYLAHGFSARTTTALAGTLFGLLATAGLGLWAAGAAHLTGLGDSDGVTLAVYNGQVDLSGIVLCGIIVAGLGVLNDVTITQSSAVWELHELAPERSARQLFGSAMRIGRDHIASTVYTIAFAYAGAALPIMLLINAYDRPVLAVLTSAQIAEEIVRTLVASIGLVLAIPLTTAVAVAVVKAVGRAGPEAPGPASGDNDNDNDNDDPVRPDPVASQQA; encoded by the coding sequence ATGCACTCGCACATCCCTTCCACGGAAACGCCCGGTACGGCGCCAGCGGTCGACAGAGCCGCGAGCGTGGCGGCCCGCCGTCGGGCACTGGTGCCACTGACCCTGATCCTCGCCCCGCTCGCCGTGCTGACCCTGGTCGGCCTGCTCCTGCTCTGGCCCGGCGGCGAGCAGGTCACCAGCGCGGCCCCCGGTACGAGCGGGCGCGAACTCAGCCATCCGGAGGCGACGGTGCAGACCGTGGCGCCGTACGAGTGTCCGGCCCCGGGTCAGCGCAACGGCCCCGAGGCGGGACCCCGGATGGTCACCTGCGCGACCGTTCAGGCCCGGCTGGAGACGGGGCCGGAAGCGGGCGGCATCGTCACCGTGGAGGTGCCGGCGGAGTCGTACCGCAGCGGACTGGAGGCCGGCGACCGGATCAAGGTCATCCGGGTCTTCAACCACCAGACCGGGCCGGCGATGTACGCGTTCTACGACTTCGCCCGTACGCTGCCGATCGGCATTCTCGCCGGGGTGTTCGCACTGCTCGTGGTCGCGGTCGCCCGGATGCGTGGACTGAAGGCGCTGCTGGGCCTCGGCTTCGCGTACCTGGTCATCATCAAGTTCATGCTGCCCGCACTGCTGGTCGGCGAGTCCGGGCTGCTGGTGGGCCTGGTCGGCGCCGCGGCGATCATGTTCGTCGTCCTCTACCTCGCCCACGGCTTCTCGGCACGGACCACGACCGCGTTGGCCGGGACACTGTTCGGGCTGCTGGCCACCGCCGGGCTCGGCCTCTGGGCGGCGGGCGCGGCGCACCTGACCGGGCTCGGCGACAGCGACGGGGTGACCCTGGCCGTCTACAACGGACAGGTCGACCTCTCCGGCATCGTGCTCTGCGGCATCATCGTGGCCGGGCTGGGCGTGCTCAACGATGTGACCATCACCCAGTCCTCGGCGGTCTGGGAGCTGCACGAGCTCGCCCCGGAGCGGTCGGCCCGACAGCTCTTCGGCAGCGCCATGCGGATCGGTCGGGACCACATCGCCTCGACGGTCTACACCATCGCGTTCGCCTACGCCGGGGCCGCGCTACCGATCATGTTGCTGATCAACGCGTACGACCGGCCGGTGCTCGCCGTACTGACCAGTGCGCAGATCGCCGAGGAGATCGTCCGTACCCTGGTCGCCTCGATCGGGCTGGTGCTGGCGATCCCGCTGACCACCGCGGTGGCGGTGGCGGTGGTGAAGGCCGTCGGTCGCGCCGGGCCGGAGGCACCGGGGCCGGCGTCGGGCGACAACGACAACGACAACGACAACGACGATCCGGTACGTCCCGATCCGGTCGCCAGTCAGCAGGCGTAG
- a CDS encoding M14 family zinc carboxypeptidase: MRSIRRPARASRLVALLTVPTALLLGALPTLASPADNGQVEPSRKSSTEQNGVALMRIVAADKGEVDRLADLGVDLVEYNKPLEDGIEVHAVLSPEETTALRAMGFDVQGKISDQDDYRANVAERKAAIAAVDAAALDDDQLTVLRAEWFTSLDGNRFLSFEVKSDAGADAATVITASWDTGMDTPPASGGTATMSRFTDAGQYMYHRFTSPLALTTAEPNRVTFTSSKGGTVKASVTQWLGKPKEAPDEHYVSDFVDHYMDPTEITERIVGLAAEFPKITQIIDLPNLTNGYRRKAQAQFGTAAASTFYVTTKAWGHEGGNDTSVSLINPGAANQPLTVLVAGKTVVVSLATDGTGALTSTAAQVVAALNADAAASALLTASTYRGNAGAGLVATAGATRLSDNLQAPPSISREPFQMKALRIGRAKDGSKPGVYLYCQQHAREWVTPITCLETAERLLRNYEQDAKTRNLVNGLDIFILPVVNPDGAHYSMYDFNSQRKNMTNHCPDATADPANRNSWGVDLNRNQNVGSFYDGYNGASSSCTSGTYAGPSEQSEPEAKNEDWLINTYPNIKFSMNTHSYGGYFMWAPGAYKTAGREVLPRTDFGTENFFWNASSKILSAVQSHRGTAIWPGRTGPTTDVLYSAAGNSADAHWYNKGIIAWNFEVGADKYNPATNRWDAVGFQPEFSEGHEEAMEFSSGQIAILEVAKAYAADKSKPTAELVVKSKGAGTTDFTFATSEAANVYYTLDGSEPTTSSLKLGFAGYREGAERITVTAKTTVRWLAVDIAGNVGTVQEKVLNVPKS; this comes from the coding sequence ATGAGGAGTATCAGAAGACCGGCCAGAGCAAGCCGTCTGGTGGCCCTACTCACCGTACCGACCGCGCTGCTCCTCGGCGCCCTGCCGACGCTCGCCAGCCCCGCCGACAACGGGCAGGTGGAGCCGAGCCGGAAGTCCAGCACCGAACAGAACGGCGTCGCGCTCATGCGCATCGTCGCCGCCGACAAGGGCGAGGTGGACCGCCTCGCCGACCTCGGCGTCGACCTCGTCGAGTACAACAAGCCACTGGAAGACGGCATCGAGGTCCACGCCGTCCTCAGCCCGGAGGAGACCACGGCGCTGCGCGCCATGGGCTTCGACGTCCAGGGCAAGATTTCCGACCAGGACGACTACCGCGCCAACGTCGCCGAGCGCAAGGCCGCCATCGCGGCGGTCGACGCCGCCGCCCTGGACGACGACCAGCTCACCGTGCTGCGGGCCGAGTGGTTCACGAGCCTCGACGGTAACCGGTTCCTCTCGTTCGAGGTCAAGTCGGACGCGGGAGCGGACGCGGCCACGGTGATCACCGCGAGCTGGGACACCGGCATGGACACCCCGCCGGCCTCCGGCGGAACCGCCACCATGTCCCGGTTCACCGACGCCGGCCAGTACATGTACCACCGGTTCACCTCCCCGCTCGCGCTGACCACGGCGGAGCCGAACCGGGTCACCTTCACCAGCAGCAAGGGCGGCACCGTCAAGGCGTCGGTCACCCAGTGGCTGGGCAAGCCGAAGGAGGCGCCGGACGAGCACTACGTCTCCGACTTCGTCGACCACTACATGGACCCGACCGAGATCACCGAACGGATCGTCGGGCTCGCGGCGGAGTTCCCGAAGATCACCCAGATCATCGACCTGCCGAACCTGACCAACGGCTACCGCCGCAAGGCGCAGGCCCAGTTCGGCACGGCGGCGGCGAGCACCTTCTACGTCACCACCAAGGCGTGGGGCCACGAGGGCGGCAACGACACCAGTGTGTCGCTGATCAACCCGGGGGCCGCCAACCAGCCGCTGACCGTACTGGTCGCCGGCAAGACCGTGGTGGTCTCGCTCGCCACCGACGGCACCGGCGCGCTGACCAGCACCGCCGCTCAGGTGGTCGCGGCGCTGAACGCCGACGCCGCCGCGTCCGCCCTGCTCACCGCGAGCACCTACCGGGGTAACGCCGGTGCCGGCCTGGTGGCCACCGCCGGAGCCACCCGGCTCAGCGACAACCTCCAGGCGCCGCCGAGCATCTCCCGCGAGCCGTTCCAGATGAAGGCGCTGCGGATCGGCCGGGCCAAGGACGGCTCCAAGCCGGGCGTCTACCTCTACTGCCAGCAGCACGCCCGGGAGTGGGTCACGCCGATCACCTGCCTGGAGACCGCCGAGCGGCTGCTGCGCAACTACGAGCAGGACGCCAAGACCCGGAACCTGGTCAACGGGCTGGACATCTTCATCCTGCCCGTGGTCAACCCGGACGGCGCGCACTACAGCATGTACGACTTCAACTCGCAGCGTAAGAACATGACCAACCACTGCCCGGACGCGACGGCCGACCCGGCGAACCGCAACTCGTGGGGCGTCGACCTGAACCGCAACCAGAACGTGGGCTCGTTCTACGACGGCTACAACGGTGCCTCGTCGAGCTGCACCAGCGGCACGTACGCGGGCCCGAGCGAGCAGTCCGAGCCGGAGGCCAAGAACGAGGACTGGCTGATCAACACGTACCCGAACATCAAGTTCTCGATGAACACCCACTCGTACGGTGGGTACTTCATGTGGGCTCCGGGTGCGTACAAGACCGCCGGCCGCGAGGTGCTGCCCCGGACCGACTTCGGCACCGAGAACTTCTTCTGGAACGCCTCGTCGAAGATCCTCAGCGCGGTCCAGTCGCACCGGGGCACGGCGATCTGGCCGGGTCGTACCGGGCCGACCACCGACGTGCTCTACTCGGCGGCCGGTAACAGCGCGGACGCGCACTGGTACAACAAGGGCATCATCGCCTGGAACTTCGAGGTCGGGGCGGACAAGTACAACCCCGCCACCAACCGCTGGGACGCCGTCGGCTTCCAGCCGGAATTCAGCGAGGGCCACGAGGAGGCGATGGAGTTCTCCAGCGGCCAGATCGCGATCCTCGAGGTGGCGAAGGCGTACGCGGCGGACAAGTCCAAGCCGACCGCCGAACTGGTGGTGAAGAGCAAGGGTGCCGGTACGACCGACTTCACCTTCGCCACCAGCGAAGCGGCGAACGTCTACTACACCCTGGACGGCAGTGAGCCGACCACCTCGTCGCTGAAGCTCGGCTTCGCCGGCTACCGGGAGGGTGCGGAGCGGATCACCGTCACCGCGAAGACCACCGTTCGCTGGCTCGCCGTCGACATCGCCGGCAACGTCGGCACGGTCCAGGAGAAGGTCCTGAACGTACCGAAGAGCTGA
- a CDS encoding amidohydrolase family protein: MSEAAHPESASTAPEPTTAPESSRREFLRWLSLGGVGVAATGGALLAAAPKVWAEDPADAAIMVLAGATVIDGTNARPRPDTSVVLAGDRIVSLIRGRPAPRTNGVRIVDARGKFVIPGLWDMHAHGTVDEDIFPPLHLANGVTGIREMWGYPEVEALRRRIDAGQALGPRMRVASPIIDEPPTILGPPAVLVRTPTEARAAVRRSRDEGADFVKVYSYLGRDAYFAIMDEARRQRLPVAGHLPYRVTAAEASDLGQRSFEHLFGLPVATSLREREFTQRIAETPVTDPTAYFYLMREWEWEATESFSLRRAVGLFRRLARNGTWLSPTLAVNRVVNSPADTFAADPRMRYMPASYRATWAERVKIFAPNTPERTVRQREFFQFLSRLVGHAQRTGVAIVGGTDCGNPYCFPGFSLHDELALLVDAGLSELEALQSVTRNAARYLGEEQTTGTVQRGRVADLVLLDADPLADIRNTRRIHAVVTRGRLITSAQRSRMLADVESAAANPTLARRAPSCPCHPALPTPTARRVRQGGR, from the coding sequence ATGTCCGAAGCAGCACACCCGGAATCTGCCAGCACGGCACCCGAGCCGACCACCGCTCCGGAGTCGAGCCGGCGGGAGTTCCTGCGCTGGCTCTCCCTCGGCGGCGTCGGCGTCGCCGCCACCGGCGGCGCACTCCTCGCCGCCGCGCCGAAGGTCTGGGCCGAAGACCCGGCCGATGCCGCGATCATGGTGCTCGCCGGCGCCACGGTGATCGACGGCACCAACGCACGTCCCCGACCCGACACGAGCGTGGTCCTCGCCGGTGACCGGATCGTCAGCCTGATCCGCGGCCGGCCGGCACCCCGGACCAACGGCGTACGGATCGTCGACGCCCGAGGCAAGTTCGTCATCCCCGGGCTCTGGGACATGCACGCGCACGGCACCGTCGACGAGGACATCTTCCCGCCCCTGCACCTCGCCAACGGGGTCACCGGCATCCGGGAGATGTGGGGCTACCCCGAGGTGGAGGCGCTACGCCGGCGGATCGACGCCGGGCAGGCCCTGGGACCACGGATGCGGGTGGCGAGCCCGATCATCGACGAGCCCCCGACGATCCTCGGTCCCCCGGCCGTCCTGGTCCGTACGCCGACCGAGGCACGCGCCGCCGTACGCCGGTCCAGGGACGAGGGCGCGGACTTCGTCAAGGTCTACTCCTACCTCGGGCGGGACGCGTACTTCGCGATCATGGACGAGGCCCGCCGCCAGCGGCTGCCGGTCGCCGGACACCTGCCCTACCGGGTGACCGCCGCCGAGGCGAGCGACCTGGGGCAACGCTCGTTCGAGCACCTGTTCGGCCTCCCGGTGGCGACCTCGCTGCGCGAACGGGAGTTCACCCAGCGGATCGCGGAAACCCCGGTCACCGACCCGACCGCGTACTTCTATCTGATGCGCGAGTGGGAGTGGGAGGCCACGGAGAGCTTCAGCCTGCGCCGGGCGGTGGGGCTGTTCCGGCGTCTGGCCCGCAACGGGACCTGGCTGTCGCCGACGCTGGCGGTCAACCGGGTGGTGAACTCCCCCGCCGACACGTTCGCCGCCGACCCCCGGATGAGGTACATGCCCGCGTCGTACCGGGCGACCTGGGCCGAACGGGTCAAGATCTTCGCGCCCAACACGCCGGAACGGACCGTACGGCAGCGCGAGTTCTTCCAGTTCCTGTCACGGCTGGTGGGACACGCGCAGCGGACCGGGGTGGCCATCGTCGGTGGGACCGACTGCGGCAACCCGTACTGCTTCCCGGGGTTCAGCCTGCACGACGAACTGGCCCTGCTGGTCGACGCCGGCCTGAGCGAACTGGAGGCGCTGCAGAGCGTGACCCGCAACGCCGCGCGCTACCTCGGCGAGGAGCAGACCACCGGCACCGTCCAGCGGGGCAGGGTCGCCGACCTGGTGCTGCTCGACGCCGACCCGTTGGCCGACATCCGCAACACCCGACGGATCCACGCCGTCGTCACCCGGGGGCGCCTGATCACGTCCGCCCAGCGCTCCCGGATGCTCGCCGACGTCGAGTCCGCCGCCGCGAACCCCACCCTTGCCCGCCGCGCCCCCTCCTGCCCCTGCCATCCCGCCCTTCCCACCCCGACGGCACGCCGGGTCCGCCAAGGCGGTCGCTAG
- a CDS encoding TetR/AcrR family transcriptional regulator codes for MPSTLPPDASSGSGRSPQCGPGAGRARPLPPDERRAALIAATLPLVGEHGTKVTTRQIAEAAGVAEGTIFRVFPDKQALIQAAVAAALDPEPVWAEFAEVDLTLPLRERLVEATTIIQRRLIRVLNLLTAVGLNSPPPDREAHQARVRPTNERIQAEVARILEPDHDQFRCTVQEVARLLRLLIFTGSHPLINDGDPLSSEQIVSLLLDGVRHPAEPS; via the coding sequence GTGCCTTCCACTCTGCCCCCCGACGCGTCCTCCGGGTCGGGCCGGTCGCCGCAGTGCGGACCGGGCGCCGGGCGGGCCCGACCGCTGCCCCCCGACGAGCGTCGCGCCGCACTGATCGCCGCCACGCTGCCGCTGGTCGGTGAGCACGGAACCAAGGTCACCACCCGGCAGATCGCCGAGGCGGCCGGTGTCGCCGAGGGGACGATATTCCGCGTCTTTCCGGACAAGCAAGCGCTTATTCAGGCCGCCGTCGCCGCGGCACTGGACCCCGAACCGGTCTGGGCGGAGTTCGCCGAGGTAGATCTCACGCTGCCGCTGCGGGAGCGGCTGGTCGAGGCGACCACGATCATCCAACGGCGCCTGATCAGGGTGCTCAACCTGCTCACCGCAGTCGGCCTGAACTCACCGCCGCCAGACCGGGAGGCGCACCAGGCCCGGGTCCGACCCACCAACGAGCGGATCCAGGCGGAGGTCGCCCGGATCCTCGAACCCGACCATGACCAGTTTCGTTGCACCGTCCAGGAAGTGGCGCGGCTGCTCCGGCTGCTGATCTTCACCGGTTCCCATCCACTGATCAACGATGGCGATCCGCTCTCCTCGGAGCAGATCGTCTCCCTCCTGCTCGATGGCGTCCGCCACCCGGCGGAACCGTCATGA
- a CDS encoding ABC transporter ATP-binding protein yields MLTRLLRTYLQPYRRPLTVVVLLQLVGTMASLYLPSLNADIIDQGIARGDTGYIVRTGGWMLLVSALQIACSIAAVYFGARTAMSFGRDVRAAIFGRVMSFSAREVGQFGAPSLITRNTNDVQQVQMLVVVTCTLLVAAPITCVGGVIMALREDAGLSWLMLVCVPVLVLAIGMIIRKMVPQFRLMQTRIDTVNRVLREQISGIRVVRAFVREPYETRRFDAANADLTATALRTGRLMALIFPIVMLVLNASSVAVLWFGASRIDAGQIQIGALTAFLSYLMLTLMSVMMATFMLMMVPRAAVCAERIVEVLDTDSSVVPPKRPVTEVNVHGDLELRDVRFQYPGAAAPVLRDISFRARAGQTTAIIGSTGAGKTTLLGLVPRLFDATGGTVLVDGEDVRDLSPDILWQRIGLVPQRPYLFTGTVASNLRYGNPDATDEELWTSLEIAQARDFVEALPEGLEAPVAQGGTNLSGGQRQRLAIARALVRRPEIYLFDDSFSALDLGTDARLRAALRPVTADAAVIIVAQRVSTIVDADQIIVLEDGAIVGIGRHQELIETCPTYAEIVESQLTVAAVA; encoded by the coding sequence ATGCTGACTCGTCTACTCCGTACCTATCTACAGCCGTACCGCCGGCCGCTGACCGTGGTGGTGCTGCTGCAACTCGTCGGTACCATGGCCTCGCTCTACCTGCCGAGCCTCAACGCCGACATCATCGACCAGGGCATCGCCCGGGGCGACACCGGCTACATCGTCCGTACCGGCGGCTGGATGCTGCTGGTCAGCGCCCTACAGATCGCCTGCTCGATCGCGGCCGTCTATTTCGGCGCCCGGACCGCGATGAGTTTCGGCCGGGACGTACGAGCGGCGATCTTCGGGCGGGTGATGAGCTTTTCCGCCCGCGAGGTCGGCCAGTTCGGCGCCCCCTCGCTGATCACGCGTAACACCAACGACGTACAACAGGTGCAGATGCTGGTCGTGGTGACCTGCACCCTGCTCGTCGCGGCGCCGATCACGTGCGTCGGCGGTGTGATCATGGCGTTGCGTGAGGACGCCGGCCTTTCCTGGCTGATGCTGGTCTGCGTACCCGTGCTGGTCCTCGCCATCGGCATGATCATCCGCAAGATGGTGCCCCAGTTCCGGCTGATGCAGACCCGGATCGACACGGTCAACCGGGTGCTGCGGGAACAGATCTCTGGCATCCGCGTCGTACGGGCGTTCGTCCGCGAGCCGTACGAGACCCGCCGGTTCGACGCCGCCAACGCCGACCTGACCGCGACCGCGCTGCGTACCGGTCGGTTGATGGCCTTGATCTTCCCGATCGTGATGCTGGTGCTCAACGCCTCCAGCGTGGCGGTGCTCTGGTTCGGCGCGTCCCGGATCGACGCGGGTCAGATCCAGATCGGCGCGCTGACCGCCTTCCTGAGCTACCTGATGCTGACCCTGATGTCGGTCATGATGGCGACCTTCATGCTGATGATGGTGCCCCGGGCAGCGGTCTGCGCCGAGCGCATCGTCGAGGTGCTCGACACCGACTCCTCCGTCGTGCCGCCGAAGCGGCCGGTCACCGAGGTCAACGTGCACGGCGACCTCGAACTGCGCGACGTGCGATTCCAGTACCCCGGTGCGGCGGCCCCGGTGCTGCGCGACATCTCGTTCCGCGCCCGCGCGGGCCAGACGACGGCGATCATCGGCAGCACCGGAGCGGGAAAGACCACCCTGCTCGGCCTGGTACCCCGACTCTTCGACGCGACCGGCGGCACGGTACTGGTCGACGGTGAGGACGTCCGGGACCTCTCCCCGGACATCCTGTGGCAGCGGATCGGCCTGGTGCCGCAGCGGCCGTATCTCTTCACCGGCACCGTGGCGAGCAATCTGCGGTACGGCAACCCGGACGCCACCGACGAGGAACTCTGGACCAGCCTGGAGATCGCCCAGGCCCGGGACTTCGTCGAGGCGCTGCCGGAAGGGCTCGAGGCACCGGTCGCGCAGGGCGGGACGAACCTCTCCGGTGGTCAACGCCAACGACTGGCGATCGCCCGCGCGCTGGTCCGCCGGCCGGAGATCTACCTCTTCGACGACTCGTTCTCCGCGCTCGACCTCGGCACCGACGCCCGGCTGCGGGCGGCCCTGCGACCGGTCACCGCGGATGCGGCCGTGATCATCGTGGCCCAACGGGTCTCCACCATCGTCGACGCGGACCAGATCATCGTGCTGGAGGACGGGGCGATCGTCGGGATCGGCCGCCACCAGGAGCTGATCGAGACCTGCCCGACCTACGCCGAGATCGTGGAGTCCCAGCTGACCGTGGCGGCGGTGGCATGA
- a CDS encoding ABC transporter ATP-binding protein translates to MSQQTTETTPARLPAAARRGGGPPWMGAGMPAEKSMNFLPSAKRLMGRLRPHRLQLIGVITLVVASVSLSVIGPKILGHATDIIFSGVIGKQLPPGTTTEQAVEGARAAGNDSFADIIAKANVLPGVGIDFDRLGRVLLLVMLLFAGASLLSWLAGYILNGVVQRTVRQLRSDVEDKLNRLPLPYFDKQPRGELLSRVTNDIDNISTSLQQTLSQLLTSLLTVVGVVVMMFVISPLLALVALVAVPLSVWVTKQIAKRSQKQFVAQWKHTGALNGQIEEAFTGHELVKVFGRQREIEASFAAKNDELFKASFGAQFVSGIIMPSMMFIGNLSYVAIAVIGGLRVASGAMSLGDVQAFIQYSRQFTQPLTQVASMANLLQSGVASAERVFDLLDAEEQSPDPVKPAPLTDRHGRVEFERVSFRYEHDKPLIEDLSLVAEPGHTVAIVGPTGAGKTTLVNLVMRFYELDSGRITLDGVDLTELRRDTLRSEIGMVLQDTWLFGGTIRENIAYGNPEASEEQILAAAKATFVDRFVRSLPDGYDTVIDEEGSNVSAGERQLITIARAFLSNPSLLILDEATSSVDTRTEVLLQRAMAALRSDRTSFVIAHRLSTIRDAHLILVMESGRIVEQGTHAELLAAEGAYHRLYHAQFSQPAIDVDEATPPPAVPGAPLLRQR, encoded by the coding sequence ATGAGCCAGCAGACGACCGAAACGACCCCGGCGCGGTTGCCCGCCGCCGCTCGCCGTGGTGGCGGCCCACCGTGGATGGGCGCGGGTATGCCGGCCGAGAAGTCGATGAACTTCCTGCCCTCGGCCAAGCGGCTGATGGGCCGGTTACGGCCGCACCGGCTGCAACTGATCGGGGTGATCACGCTCGTCGTCGCCAGCGTGAGCCTCAGCGTCATCGGTCCGAAGATCCTCGGCCACGCCACCGACATCATCTTCTCCGGTGTCATCGGCAAGCAGTTGCCGCCGGGGACGACCACGGAACAGGCGGTTGAGGGGGCACGCGCGGCCGGAAACGACTCGTTCGCCGACATCATCGCCAAGGCGAACGTGCTGCCCGGGGTCGGCATCGACTTCGACCGGCTCGGCCGGGTGCTGCTGCTGGTGATGCTCCTCTTCGCCGGTGCCAGCCTGCTCTCCTGGCTGGCCGGCTACATCCTCAACGGCGTGGTTCAGCGGACCGTCCGGCAACTCCGGTCCGACGTCGAGGACAAGCTCAACCGGTTGCCGCTGCCGTACTTCGACAAGCAGCCCAGGGGCGAGCTGCTCAGCCGGGTGACCAACGACATCGACAACATCTCGACGAGTTTGCAGCAGACGCTGAGCCAGTTGCTCACCTCGCTGCTGACCGTGGTCGGCGTGGTGGTCATGATGTTCGTGATCTCGCCCCTGCTGGCGCTGGTCGCGCTGGTCGCGGTGCCGCTGTCGGTCTGGGTGACCAAGCAGATCGCCAAGCGGTCGCAGAAGCAGTTCGTCGCCCAGTGGAAGCACACCGGTGCGCTGAACGGCCAGATCGAGGAGGCGTTCACCGGCCACGAGCTCGTCAAGGTCTTCGGCCGGCAGCGCGAGATCGAGGCGTCCTTCGCGGCCAAGAACGACGAGTTGTTCAAGGCGAGCTTCGGCGCCCAGTTTGTCTCCGGCATCATCATGCCGTCGATGATGTTCATCGGGAACCTGAGCTACGTGGCGATCGCGGTGATCGGTGGCCTGCGGGTCGCCTCGGGCGCGATGAGCCTGGGTGACGTCCAGGCGTTCATCCAGTACTCCCGGCAGTTCACCCAGCCACTGACCCAGGTGGCGTCGATGGCGAACCTGTTGCAGTCCGGCGTCGCCTCGGCGGAGCGGGTCTTCGACCTTCTCGACGCCGAGGAGCAGAGCCCGGACCCGGTCAAGCCGGCTCCGCTCACCGACCGGCACGGCCGGGTCGAGTTCGAGCGGGTCTCCTTCCGGTACGAGCACGACAAGCCGCTGATCGAGGACCTGTCGCTGGTGGCCGAGCCCGGTCACACGGTGGCGATCGTCGGCCCGACCGGCGCCGGCAAGACCACCCTGGTCAACCTGGTCATGCGCTTCTACGAGCTGGACTCCGGCCGGATCACGCTGGACGGGGTCGATCTCACCGAGCTGCGCCGGGACACGCTCCGGTCGGAGATCGGCATGGTGCTCCAGGACACCTGGCTGTTCGGCGGCACGATTCGGGAGAACATCGCGTACGGCAACCCGGAGGCGAGCGAGGAGCAGATCCTCGCGGCGGCGAAGGCGACTTTCGTCGACCGCTTCGTACGCAGCCTGCCCGACGGTTACGACACGGTGATCGACGAGGAGGGAAGCAACGTCAGCGCTGGTGAACGGCAGCTGATCACGATCGCCCGTGCGTTCCTCTCCAACCCCTCCCTGCTGATCCTGGACGAGGCGACGAGTTCGGTCGACACCCGTACCGAGGTGCTGCTGCAACGGGCGATGGCGGCGCTGCGGTCGGACCGGACCAGCTTCGTCATCGCGCACCGGCTCTCCACCATCCGGGACGCGCACCTCATCCTGGTGATGGAGAGTGGTCGGATCGTCGAGCAGGGTACGCACGCCGAACTGCTCGCCGCCGAGGGCGCGTACCACCGGCTATACCACGCGCAGTTCTCCCAGCCGGCGATCGACGTGGACGAGGCGACGCCGCCTCCCGCCGTACCCGGCGCTCCGCTGCTGCGCCAACGTTAG